From the Cryomorphaceae bacterium genome, one window contains:
- the elbB gene encoding isoprenoid biosynthesis protein ElbB, translating into MKIGVLLAGCGVYDGSEIHEAVFTLLAIDELGAEAVCMAPDTDQHHVVNHLNGDEMNEKRNVLIESARIARGAVQSLSDIDISQLDGLVIPGGFGAAKNLNQWALSGPDGDINPEVRKIIRAFRDASKPIAGLCMGPTVIAKAFEGSDVHATLTVGSTAEASPYDIEGISKGMESIGAKSSMRTLREVEIDNHNLIVTAPCYMMEGSIKEIRANIKKAIEELVQLIQKAN; encoded by the coding sequence ATGAAAATTGGAGTATTACTTGCAGGATGTGGTGTTTACGACGGATCGGAAATTCACGAAGCGGTCTTTACACTGCTGGCCATTGACGAATTGGGGGCCGAGGCGGTGTGCATGGCTCCTGATACAGATCAGCACCACGTGGTGAACCACCTGAACGGCGATGAAATGAACGAGAAGCGCAACGTATTGATAGAATCTGCGAGGATCGCAAGAGGGGCTGTACAGTCTTTGAGCGATATAGATATCAGTCAATTGGACGGTCTGGTCATTCCCGGTGGATTTGGTGCTGCGAAAAACCTCAACCAATGGGCACTGAGCGGCCCGGATGGCGACATCAACCCCGAAGTACGGAAAATCATCCGCGCTTTTCGCGATGCATCCAAACCCATAGCAGGCCTGTGCATGGGCCCTACCGTTATTGCCAAGGCATTTGAAGGGAGCGATGTTCACGCCACCCTTACCGTGGGAAGCACAGCCGAAGCCTCGCCTTACGACATTGAAGGAATCAGCAAAGGCATGGAATCCATTGGTGCCAAATCAAGTATGCGCACCCTGCGCGAGGTGGAAATTGACAACCACAACCTCATCGTTACCGCGCCCTGCTACATGATGGAAGGCTCGATTAAGGAAATCCGCGCCAACATCAAAAAAGCCATCGAGGAACTGGTTCAACTTATTCAAAAAGCAAACTAA
- a CDS encoding 2,3-diphosphoglycerate-dependent phosphoglycerate mutase yields the protein MSTLVIVRHGQSEWNKANKFTGWVDVDLAERGIQEAEQAGEQLKDYRFDVAFTSGLKRAQRTLNIILQKSEQPDVPVTAHEALNERMYGDLQGMDKDEARAQFGEEQVHVWRRSFDIAPPGGESLKDTADRVIPYFEENIAPALREGKTVIISAHGNSLRALIMHLEGLSQEEILKVEVATGKPKIYKLDDDLRVLKTDHAEA from the coding sequence ATGTCAACACTGGTGATTGTCCGCCACGGACAAAGCGAATGGAACAAAGCCAACAAGTTTACCGGCTGGGTAGATGTAGATCTCGCAGAGCGCGGAATTCAGGAAGCCGAGCAAGCCGGCGAGCAACTCAAGGATTACCGCTTTGATGTGGCCTTCACTTCCGGACTGAAGCGCGCACAGCGAACCCTGAACATCATCCTCCAAAAATCAGAACAACCCGATGTACCTGTAACCGCCCATGAAGCCCTCAACGAGCGCATGTACGGCGATTTGCAAGGAATGGACAAAGACGAGGCCCGCGCGCAGTTTGGCGAGGAGCAGGTTCATGTCTGGCGCAGGAGTTTCGATATTGCCCCTCCCGGTGGAGAGAGCCTCAAAGACACGGCCGATCGCGTTATTCCGTATTTCGAAGAGAACATTGCACCCGCATTGCGCGAGGGTAAAACCGTAATAATTTCGGCACACGGCAACAGCCTGCGAGCCCTGATTATGCATCTGGAAGGTCTTTCGCAGGAGGAAATCCTGAAGGTAGAGGTGGCCACCGGAAAACCAAAGATTTACAAGCTGGACGATGACCTGAGAGTATTGAAAACAGATCATGCGGAGGCTTAA